The DNA sequence TGGTACTATATAATTAGTATTTTAAGAGATTGGAGAAGGAGCCATGCAATTAACTACGTTTACCGACTATTCTCTTCGTGTTTTATTATATCTAGGGGCGCAACCTGAATCTAAACTTTCTAACATTAAAGAAATATCTCAAATATATAATATTTCTCAACATCATTTAAGCAAAGTTATTTTTGAATTAGGGAAAAGGGGGTTTGTTCATTCTGTTCGCGGTAGAAATGGAGGGATAAAGTTAGCGAAGCCACCAAAAACAATAAACATTGGGACAGTCGTTCGTCAAACGGAAAATCTTGATATAGCGGAATGCTTTAACAAAGAGACAAATACCTGTATTATAAGTCCAGTTTGTGGATTACAACATATCCTACAAGCCGCATTATCAGCATATTTAGAAGTCCTTGATCAGTATACACTTGAGGACATCATAAAAAACAAAAAGAGTCTTCAAGCTTTATTTCAACAAGGTTTGTCAAACGGGAGCTAGCACGGTTCTAATTATTTCTTCATATGCTAAGGATAGGAGAAAGGAATTAAGGAGGGATGATGGTGGAGCAAACCGATTTAAATTTCCTTTCAAAGACGTTTATGTTAGTGGGTTCGATTTTCTTTTTAATTGGTTCCATTATTGCTTATAAAGAAGTCCTATAATAAAAATAACCATAAATCGTTTAAAAAAAAGTGTGGTGTGGGAGCCGGTGCATTCTTTAATCCCAAGTTTTTTATTTAAATTAGACTTCTCACAAATAACGGTGAGAAGTCTTTTATCGCTCTTAAATTTCAATATCAACTACGATACTATCCATTCTGCCAATTTCTCGAATTTTAGCAGCCACAGCTTGATGATCTGGATTTGGTCCATAAGCTTCTAATGCAGCCTTGTTTTCAAATCGAACAGTTAAGACCAACTGGTATCCTTGTCCTTTTTCAGAGAAATTAAGGCCTGCTTGTAGGTCTACAATTCCATCTAAATTTCCTTTTAACGCTTTAAATTGCTCAATAACCTCTTGTAATTGTTCTTCTGTTGTCGTGTCTGCAAACTTTACTAATACAATGTGATCGATCATTTTTTTGCCTGCCCTTCCGCATACTGTAATATCTTTTTTTATAAAAATAAATAGACGTAATTATGATTATAGCAAAGCAGGAACATTTTTGGAAAGTAACACTATCAGGATTTAAAATACAAATAAAGCAACCCATTAAGAGGCCGTTTAAATTTAGGTCCTTTAAATCCTCTTTTTAACAACTCTTTTCTCATGAACATCATCACGATTCCATGTCCGATGATTAGCACATTTGATTCTGTTTGCATGGCCTGGTCCAAGACTTTATTTATTCTATCAGTCAAATCCTTCTTTGTTTCGTTCTGTGATTTATGATTCATCAACCACGCTATCCGAATAAATAGTAAGTGAATAAATAATGGCAACCTGATGTTATTTTGAAAGAATGGAAACAGCGGAACTTCCCTAAGTTCTTCCAAATAAATTATTTCTCCATCGTAAATCGTTTGGGCCGTTGTTTGGGCGCGGCTCAAATCACTAGAATAACAATAATGCCACTCACTTTCCCCAATATCAACCTCATTTACTTCAACCTCTGACAGGTCATATTCATCTATCCATGTCATTAATTCTTTACCAGATATGAATCGATTTGGATATCCTCTTTTTACCTTAAAATGTCGAACTAAGCCAATGTTCATTTTGTACCTCCACGGTTCGTACTCTTATTAGCTATAGTAGTGGTTAGAGAAAAAGAATCTTTAATCAAGAGATACTAGATTAAAGATTCTTTTTTTTATTCGATTAATTCGTAATGAGTTCTTTTTCACATAATCCTAATGTCTCGGCAGAGGAAGCTTGAACTTCTTCAAGTAGTTCAGGGTTCGCCATAAGTGATAAGCCGTAAGAAGGAATCATCTCTTTAATTTTTGGCTCCCACTCTACCATGTTTTCTGAGAAGCATCTAGCAATGACTTCAAGCATGACGTGAACGGCCGTAGAGGCTCCTGGAGAAGCACCTAGTAATGCCGCAATCGAACCATCAGCTGATGTAATGACTTCTGTTCCAAACTGAAGTGTACCTTTGCCACCCACTTCAGTATCTTTAATGACTTGTACACGCTGACCTGCTACTACTAAATCCCAATCCTCACTCTTAGCATTAGGAATAAAATCACGTAACTCATCCATACGCTGTTCTTTCGATAACATAACTTGCTGAATCAAATATTTTGTCAACGGCATATTTTTCGCCCCGGCAGCAAGCATCGTTAACACGTTGTGTGGTTTCACTGACGTGATTAAATCAAATACCGACCCGTATTTTAAAAACTTAGGTGTAAAGCCAGCAAACGGGCCAAATAATAAAGATTTCTCATTGTTAATATATCTCGTGTCAAGATGAGGAACGGACATTGGTGGAGCGCCGACTTTCGCTTTCCCATATACTTTAGCATGGTGTTGGGCTATAACCTCTGGGTTGTTACAAGCCATAAACAGTCCACTCACTGGGAATCCGCCGATTTGTTTTCCTTCAGGTATTCCTGATTTTTGCAATAAGTGGATGCTTCCACCTCCGCCACCGATAAAAACAAACTTAGCCGTGTGACGCTCAATCTCACCGATAGTGTCATCATGAACTTTCACTTCCCATAAACCATCATCCGTCCGTTTAATGTCGGTAACCGTATGCTGGTACTTCATTTGAACATTTTCACTCACCAAATGGTCAAACAACATATGAGTTAGCGCCCCAAAGTTAACATCTGTTCCTGCATCAATTTTTGTTGCAGCGATTGGTTCATTGGATTTACGCTCTTGCATAACAAGAGGCATCCACTCCATCAGCTTCTCAGGGTTGTCCGAGAATTCCATTTCTTTAAACAACGGATTGTTTGCCATTGCTTCAAAACGTTTCTTTAAAAACCTGACATTGTCTTCACCTTGTACCATACTCATATGCGGCAACGGCATGATAAAGTCTTGTGGATTTTTAATTAATTTACTTTTTACAAGAAATGACCAGAACTGCAATGAGATTTGAAATTGCTCATTAACTGCGATTGCTTTACTAATATCTAGCGTGCCATCTGGTTTTTCAGCTGTATAGTTAAGTTCACAAAGTGCGGCATGTCCTGTTCCCGCATTATTCCATTCATTTGAGCTTTCTTCTCCTGCCTTTGCAAGCTTCTCAAATACTGTAATTTGCATATCAGGTACTAACTGTTTCAAGAGTGTTCCTAACGTTGCACTCATGATGCCTGCTCCAATTAATATAACATCTGTTTTCTTTTCAATGTTGTTCATTTTTACCAACCTTTTCTCCTCAAATTTGCAGAAAAGATGTAGTCCCTTGCCAATTTAGGCAAGAACAAATTCACACATTTTCTGTCTCACTTCAAACTTTATATTTATTTTGAATTATTAATAGATTCATATCTATACTATTATAAGATAAATTATTGTTTTTTTAAAGCTGGGAAAAAGTGAGATGCTTAGTAACATTGTAATATTCATTCAATTAAAAGCCAAAAAGAAGACAAAAACACCAGGTAGTCGTGCATACACCTGGCGTTTTAATCTTTCCTTTATTCTTTCTTCCTCATTTTAACTAGC is a window from the Bacillus alkalicellulosilyticus genome containing:
- a CDS encoding Rrf2 family transcriptional regulator, with amino-acid sequence MQLTTFTDYSLRVLLYLGAQPESKLSNIKEISQIYNISQHHLSKVIFELGKRGFVHSVRGRNGGIKLAKPPKTINIGTVVRQTENLDIAECFNKETNTCIISPVCGLQHILQAALSAYLEVLDQYTLEDIIKNKKSLQALFQQGLSNGS
- a CDS encoding Dabb family protein translates to MIDHIVLVKFADTTTEEQLQEVIEQFKALKGNLDGIVDLQAGLNFSEKGQGYQLVLTVRFENKAALEAYGPNPDHQAVAAKIREIGRMDSIVVDIEI
- a CDS encoding histidine phosphatase family protein; amino-acid sequence: MNIGLVRHFKVKRGYPNRFISGKELMTWIDEYDLSEVEVNEVDIGESEWHYCYSSDLSRAQTTAQTIYDGEIIYLEELREVPLFPFFQNNIRLPLFIHLLFIRIAWLMNHKSQNETKKDLTDRINKVLDQAMQTESNVLIIGHGIVMMFMRKELLKRGFKGPKFKRPLNGLLYLYFKS
- the mqo gene encoding malate dehydrogenase (quinone), with the translated sequence MNNIEKKTDVILIGAGIMSATLGTLLKQLVPDMQITVFEKLAKAGEESSNEWNNAGTGHAALCELNYTAEKPDGTLDISKAIAVNEQFQISLQFWSFLVKSKLIKNPQDFIMPLPHMSMVQGEDNVRFLKKRFEAMANNPLFKEMEFSDNPEKLMEWMPLVMQERKSNEPIAATKIDAGTDVNFGALTHMLFDHLVSENVQMKYQHTVTDIKRTDDGLWEVKVHDDTIGEIERHTAKFVFIGGGGGSIHLLQKSGIPEGKQIGGFPVSGLFMACNNPEVIAQHHAKVYGKAKVGAPPMSVPHLDTRYINNEKSLLFGPFAGFTPKFLKYGSVFDLITSVKPHNVLTMLAAGAKNMPLTKYLIQQVMLSKEQRMDELRDFIPNAKSEDWDLVVAGQRVQVIKDTEVGGKGTLQFGTEVITSADGSIAALLGASPGASTAVHVMLEVIARCFSENMVEWEPKIKEMIPSYGLSLMANPELLEEVQASSAETLGLCEKELITN